A genomic stretch from Calidithermus timidus DSM 17022 includes:
- the glmM gene encoding phosphoglucosamine mutase, translating to MSRKYFGTDGVRGVAGEPPLTPEFVLKLGQAAGAYFKAHDRRPVVLLGKDTRQSCDLLEAALAAGLMSQGVRVEHLGVLPTPGVAYLTKQLGATAGVMISASHNPYQDNGIKFFSAQGDKLPDEVELEIEKLLEQDLKTVGIGTVADFSEAERMYLDFLASKGRSLEGLKIVLDTANGATYRLAHRLFQRLGAEVFVMFNTPDGRNINKGCGSTHPEFLKAQVVEMGYDLGVAFDGDGDRAILVDRQGREFHGDHILYLNALVRREPGVVGTLMSNMGLEVKLREAGIAFYRTAVGDRYVYEKLKASSLTLGGEQSGHILFLEHAPTGDGMLTAVLTLSAMLESGKDLCEWRDALPMFPQLLKNVRVRDKHALMQKPELHAAIAQAEARLAGQGRINVRPSGTEPLVRVMVEGPTELIEGVSAEMVQLVQQLDEA from the coding sequence GTGAGTCGCAAATACTTCGGTACCGATGGCGTGCGCGGCGTGGCCGGTGAGCCGCCCCTGACGCCGGAATTCGTGCTCAAGCTCGGCCAGGCGGCCGGTGCGTACTTCAAGGCCCACGACCGCCGGCCGGTGGTGCTCCTGGGCAAGGACACCCGGCAGTCGTGCGACCTGCTCGAGGCCGCCCTGGCCGCCGGGCTCATGTCGCAGGGCGTGCGGGTCGAGCACCTGGGGGTGCTGCCCACGCCGGGCGTGGCCTACCTGACCAAGCAGCTCGGGGCGACGGCCGGGGTGATGATCTCGGCCAGCCACAACCCCTACCAGGACAACGGGATCAAGTTCTTCAGCGCCCAGGGCGACAAGCTGCCCGACGAGGTGGAGCTCGAGATCGAGAAGCTGTTGGAGCAAGACCTCAAGACCGTCGGCATCGGCACCGTGGCCGACTTCAGCGAGGCCGAGCGCATGTACCTCGACTTCCTGGCCTCCAAGGGTCGCAGCCTCGAGGGCCTCAAGATCGTGCTCGACACCGCCAACGGGGCCACCTACCGCCTGGCGCACCGCCTCTTCCAGCGCTTGGGGGCCGAGGTCTTCGTGATGTTCAACACCCCGGACGGGCGCAACATCAACAAGGGCTGCGGCTCGACCCACCCTGAGTTCCTCAAGGCCCAGGTGGTCGAGATGGGCTACGACCTCGGCGTGGCCTTCGATGGTGACGGCGACCGCGCCATCCTCGTCGACCGGCAGGGGCGCGAGTTCCACGGTGACCACATCCTCTACCTCAACGCCCTCGTGCGACGCGAGCCGGGCGTGGTGGGCACGCTGATGAGCAACATGGGCCTGGAGGTCAAGCTGCGCGAGGCAGGCATCGCTTTCTACCGCACCGCGGTGGGTGACCGCTACGTCTACGAGAAGCTCAAGGCCAGCAGCCTCACCCTGGGGGGCGAACAGAGCGGGCACATCCTCTTCCTCGAGCACGCCCCTACCGGCGACGGCATGCTTACTGCTGTGCTTACCCTCTCGGCCATGCTCGAGTCGGGCAAGGACCTCTGTGAGTGGCGCGACGCTTTGCCCATGTTCCCCCAACTCCTCAAGAACGTGCGGGTGCGCGACAAGCACGCCCTGATGCAAAAGCCCGAGCTGCACGCGGCCATTGCCCAGGCCGAGGCCAGACTGGCAGGCCAGGGGCGCATTAACGTGCGCCCTTCGGGCACCGAGCCGTTGGTGCGGGTT